The proteins below come from a single Rhodanobacter sp. LX-99 genomic window:
- a CDS encoding zf-HC2 domain-containing protein, which yields MTFPMDSGKDCVHAWEMMPWVLQGSATQEQGAWLESHLAQCEPCRAEFAQQSRLRLALSLPPDVPVNADVGLGRLLARLDTADAPEVHPRSRPASWLSRALVAAVLVQALGIGVLGVKLWSVGGNTAYRTLSQETLPAAPGAIRVVPDAGMTLADWNALLHALRLQVVSGPNDVGAYTVAPVSSASTAQHALQQLRTTRGILLAEPVAVTP from the coding sequence ATGACGTTCCCGATGGATTCCGGCAAGGACTGCGTCCACGCCTGGGAAATGATGCCGTGGGTCCTGCAGGGCAGCGCCACGCAGGAACAGGGCGCGTGGCTGGAAAGCCACCTGGCGCAATGCGAACCGTGCCGCGCGGAGTTCGCGCAGCAGAGCCGCCTGCGGCTTGCGCTGTCGCTGCCGCCGGATGTTCCGGTCAACGCCGACGTCGGCCTGGGACGCCTGCTGGCCCGCCTCGATACGGCCGATGCGCCGGAGGTGCACCCTCGCTCGCGCCCGGCGAGCTGGCTGAGCCGGGCGCTGGTCGCCGCCGTGCTGGTCCAGGCGCTCGGCATCGGCGTGCTGGGCGTGAAGCTGTGGTCGGTGGGCGGCAATACGGCGTATCGCACGCTCAGCCAGGAGACCTTGCCCGCGGCTCCGGGCGCGATCCGCGTGGTGCCTGACGCGGGCATGACGCTGGCCGACTGGAACGCCTTGCTGCACGCCCTGCGGCTGCAGGTAGTGAGCGGCCCCAACGATGTCGGTGCCTACACGGTCGCCCCGGTGAGCTCCGCCTCGACGGCGCAACATGCGTTGCAGCAGCTGCGCACCACACGCGGCATCCTGCTGGCGGAGCCTGTCGCCGTCACGCCATGA
- a CDS encoding c-type cytochrome codes for MHGSRNVTRLLLRGAAVAGLCLGGALAPPLAHAGDVAAGSDVFKAECAECHSVREGRNKKGPSLFAVVGRAAGTLPGYDYSDALRAARWTWTPEKLHGYLSQPARKANPGTRMKYDGLAAPRDLDDLVAYLRTLHP; via the coding sequence ATGCACGGGAGCCGGAACGTGACCAGATTGCTTTTGCGCGGCGCCGCCGTCGCCGGACTCTGCCTGGGCGGGGCGCTGGCCCCGCCGCTCGCCCATGCCGGCGACGTCGCCGCCGGGTCGGACGTGTTCAAGGCGGAATGCGCCGAATGCCACAGCGTCCGGGAAGGACGCAACAAGAAGGGCCCCAGCCTGTTCGCGGTGGTGGGGCGCGCGGCGGGAACCTTGCCGGGCTACGACTACTCGGATGCTCTGCGGGCAGCCCGCTGGACCTGGACGCCGGAAAAGCTGCACGGCTACCTGTCGCAACCGGCACGAAAGGCCAATCCCGGCACCAGGATGAAATACGACGGCCTTGCCGCCCCCCGGGATCTGGACGATCTTGTTGCATACCTCCGCACCCTCCATCCATGA
- a CDS encoding S8 family serine peptidase — protein MKYGRLLLLVVAAAALGACASTPSVTTPDNHAGLGRMSVASASAMDSRRDIILAVANPLEPPPIHAGSSLLGYAPSRYYGAGQHAASILAALKKSYAFNELAGWPIKTLDLYCIVLQPPPGISRDALLKALAGDRRVRLAQPLHDYAVYGKRSADAAHRYNDPYVSLQRGFVETDAALAHDFSQGSGVRIAIVDTGVDMTHPDLQGRIHDAHNMVDDDAAAFDRDSHGTEVAGVIAADGDNHQGIVGVAPKATLSVYKACWYPPAPNAGARCNSFTLAKALATIIDTDARIINLSLGGPADPLLNLLLAQILEQGRIVVAAIPPEGNVDGFPDNTPGVILVRVSGMSAAPPGVLSAPGDDILTTQPGGGYDFTSGSSMAAPHVSGMAALLLSLAPGLDARAIHDLLLRSSKVSGGVLQVNAASALTELRDTPKATR, from the coding sequence ATGAAGTACGGCCGCCTCCTCCTTCTCGTCGTCGCCGCGGCCGCCCTGGGCGCGTGCGCGTCCACGCCTTCCGTGACCACCCCGGACAACCACGCCGGCCTCGGCCGCATGTCGGTCGCCAGCGCGTCCGCGATGGACAGCCGGCGCGACATCATCCTGGCCGTCGCCAACCCGCTGGAGCCGCCGCCGATACACGCCGGCTCCAGCCTGCTCGGCTATGCCCCGTCCAGGTATTACGGCGCCGGCCAGCACGCGGCATCCATCCTGGCCGCGCTGAAGAAGAGTTACGCGTTCAACGAACTCGCCGGCTGGCCGATCAAGACCCTGGACCTGTACTGCATCGTGCTGCAGCCGCCGCCCGGCATCAGCCGCGACGCCTTGCTCAAGGCGCTCGCCGGGGACCGCCGTGTGCGGCTCGCGCAGCCGCTGCACGACTATGCCGTTTACGGCAAACGGTCCGCCGACGCGGCACACCGCTACAACGACCCCTACGTCAGCCTGCAACGCGGTTTCGTCGAAACCGATGCCGCGCTGGCACACGACTTCAGCCAGGGCAGCGGGGTCCGCATCGCGATCGTCGACACCGGCGTCGACATGACGCATCCCGACCTTCAGGGGCGCATCCACGATGCGCACAACATGGTCGACGACGACGCGGCGGCGTTCGACCGCGACAGCCACGGCACGGAAGTCGCCGGCGTCATCGCCGCGGATGGCGACAACCACCAGGGCATCGTGGGGGTGGCGCCCAAGGCCACGCTCAGCGTCTACAAGGCCTGCTGGTACCCGCCCGCGCCGAACGCCGGCGCGCGCTGCAATTCCTTCACGCTGGCCAAGGCGCTGGCGACGATCATCGACACCGACGCCCGCATCATCAACCTGAGCCTGGGCGGCCCCGCCGATCCGCTGCTCAACCTGCTGCTGGCGCAGATCCTGGAACAGGGCCGCATCGTGGTCGCCGCCATTCCCCCGGAAGGAAACGTCGACGGATTCCCCGACAACACGCCGGGAGTCATCCTGGTCCGCGTCAGCGGCATGTCGGCGGCCCCGCCCGGTGTCCTCAGCGCCCCCGGCGACGACATCCTGACCACCCAGCCCGGGGGTGGCTACGACTTCACTTCCGGGTCGTCGATGGCGGCCCCGCACGTGAGCGGGATGGCCGCCTTGCTGCTGTCCCTCGCGCCGGGGCTGGATGCACGCGCGATCCATGACCTCCTGCTACGCAGCAGCAAGGTCTCCGGCGGCGTCCTGCAGGTGAACGCCGCCTCGGCCCTGACCGAGCTGCGCGACACGCCGAAAGCCACCCGCTGA
- a CDS encoding cytochrome C, with the protein MLSFLNRRTRRRPGNTHLWYGLAALLLFASSTAQAVPSYARQTGAACADCHAGAYGPALTPYGMRFKLNGYTDTDGSGGKIPLAAQLIATRSVPARGESTMRLTEADLYLAGRLTDQVGGYVKVENSNTGNNTFRTRLNNVDLRFVARDLKLGDKEATLGVSVNNNPGFQDPIAALPGAAGIGPPSVSGSLLNLSALAHRVIGASVYGLYDSTWYGEVGSYASLPTSQQDHLGYAASGDPGKLSDTGYFRFAYMKDLRRQFFSAGVVALSTRRQLPRSGPRDDITDLGYDLTYQFLGNREHIVQLSYTNILEKRRYGSTPAGPALAARPRGVVRDQTTSLTYTFRQSYGITLSHLVNSGSRDAVRYTPYGVPDTTSNLVGVFWAPFGKDDSYTSVANLKIAATWFRFARFNGSRTNVFGAAPGSAVPATDARDLDAFSLSLSAAF; encoded by the coding sequence ATGTTGTCTTTTCTGAACCGACGCACGCGACGCCGGCCCGGGAACACGCACCTGTGGTACGGCCTGGCGGCGCTCCTGCTGTTCGCCAGCAGCACCGCGCAGGCGGTGCCGAGCTATGCCCGCCAGACCGGCGCCGCCTGCGCGGACTGCCACGCCGGCGCCTACGGCCCCGCGCTGACGCCCTACGGCATGCGCTTCAAGCTCAACGGCTACACCGACACCGACGGCAGCGGCGGCAAGATTCCGCTGGCCGCGCAGCTCATCGCCACGCGCTCCGTGCCCGCCCGCGGCGAGAGCACGATGCGGCTGACCGAGGCCGACCTCTACCTGGCCGGACGCCTCACCGACCAGGTCGGCGGTTACGTCAAGGTCGAGAACAGCAACACCGGCAACAACACCTTCCGCACCCGGCTGAACAACGTCGACCTGCGCTTCGTCGCCAGGGACCTCAAGCTTGGCGACAAGGAGGCGACGCTCGGCGTGAGCGTCAACAACAACCCCGGCTTCCAGGATCCGATCGCCGCCTTGCCGGGCGCCGCGGGCATCGGGCCGCCGTCGGTTTCCGGCAGCTTGCTCAACCTGTCCGCGCTGGCCCACCGTGTCATCGGCGCCAGCGTCTACGGCCTGTACGACTCGACCTGGTACGGCGAAGTCGGCTCCTACGCCTCCTTGCCGACGTCCCAGCAGGATCACCTGGGCTACGCCGCTTCGGGCGACCCGGGCAAGCTCAGCGATACCGGTTATTTCCGCTTCGCCTACATGAAGGATCTCAGGCGCCAGTTCTTCTCGGCCGGCGTGGTCGCGCTGAGCACCCGGCGCCAGCTCCCCCGCAGCGGGCCGCGCGACGACATCACCGACCTCGGCTACGACCTGACCTACCAGTTCCTCGGCAACCGCGAACACATCGTGCAGCTGAGCTACACCAACATCCTCGAAAAGCGCCGCTACGGCAGCACGCCCGCCGGCCCGGCGCTCGCCGCGCGCCCCCGAGGGGTCGTGCGCGACCAGACCACGAGCCTGACCTACACCTTCCGGCAGAGCTACGGGATCACCCTCTCCCACCTGGTGAACAGCGGCAGCCGCGATGCGGTTCGCTACACGCCGTACGGCGTGCCCGACACCACCAGCAACCTCGTCGGCGTGTTCTGGGCGCCGTTCGGCAAGGACGACTCGTACACCTCGGTGGCGAACCTGAAGATCGCCGCCACCTGGTTCCGCTTCGCCCGGTTCAACGGCAGCCGCACGAACGTCTTCGGCGCCGCGCCGGGGTCGGCCGTCCCGGCGACCGACGCGCGGGACCTGGATGCGTTCTCGCTTTCCCTGAGCGCGGCCTTCTAG
- a CDS encoding sigma-70 family RNA polymerase sigma factor → MNDDATDSDATDRMLLQRMAAGDRVALGVLYRSYHGRLCRFLTRLTRRADVIEEVINDCFWIAWQKAGTFHGDSRVSTWLMGIAYRCGLKALRQHGDEPVEDDPRHEERSPAHDLDEDRELRDWLGKGLERLSVDQRVVIELVYGVGHTLDDVAVIMQCPVGTVKARLFHARVKLRNVLPTLAGDSPQRTENAP, encoded by the coding sequence ATGAACGACGACGCTACCGACTCCGACGCCACCGACCGCATGCTGCTCCAGCGCATGGCCGCGGGTGACCGCGTCGCGCTGGGAGTGCTGTACCGCAGCTATCACGGCAGGCTATGCCGCTTCCTGACCCGATTGACGCGGCGCGCCGACGTCATCGAGGAAGTCATCAACGACTGCTTCTGGATCGCCTGGCAGAAGGCAGGCACTTTCCACGGGGATTCGCGCGTCTCCACCTGGCTCATGGGCATCGCCTACCGCTGCGGGCTGAAGGCGCTGCGGCAGCACGGCGACGAACCCGTCGAAGACGACCCCCGGCACGAAGAACGCAGCCCCGCCCACGACCTGGACGAAGACCGCGAGTTGCGCGACTGGCTGGGCAAGGGGCTGGAGCGCCTGTCGGTGGATCAGCGGGTCGTGATCGAGCTGGTCTACGGCGTGGGCCACACCCTGGACGACGTTGCCGTGATCATGCAGTGTCCCGTGGGCACGGTGAAGGCGCGCCTGTTCCACGCGCGGGTGAAGCTGCGCAACGTGCTGCCGACGCTGGCGGGAGACTCGCCCCAACGCACGGAGAACGCACCATGA
- a CDS encoding NAD(P)-dependent oxidoreductase produces MKIALIGVSGLVGSHLLAELLRRGHEVTGIARDTGSVAARPQLRLKNGDATRPAQLAPLLAGHEAVISATKFATSDAAALIAALKQAAVHRLLVVGGAGSLEVAPGQALVDTPGFPAAYKPEAEAGRRFLDALRKEQQLDWTFLSPSVEFVPDERTGTFRLGGDQLLTDASGRSWISMEDFAIALVDELETPKHSRRRFTVGY; encoded by the coding sequence ATGAAGATCGCATTGATCGGCGTCAGCGGACTGGTGGGTTCGCATCTGCTGGCGGAGCTGCTCCGGCGCGGGCACGAAGTCACCGGCATTGCCCGCGACACCGGCAGCGTGGCCGCACGGCCGCAGTTGCGGCTGAAGAACGGCGATGCCACCCGGCCGGCGCAGCTGGCGCCGTTGCTGGCCGGTCACGAGGCGGTGATCAGCGCCACGAAATTCGCCACGTCCGATGCGGCAGCGCTGATCGCTGCGCTGAAGCAGGCCGCCGTGCATCGGCTGCTGGTGGTCGGCGGCGCCGGCAGCCTGGAGGTGGCGCCGGGCCAGGCGCTGGTCGACACGCCGGGCTTCCCGGCGGCGTACAAGCCGGAGGCGGAGGCCGGGCGACGCTTCCTCGATGCCTTGCGCAAGGAACAGCAGCTCGACTGGACCTTCCTGTCGCCTTCGGTCGAATTCGTCCCGGACGAACGCACCGGGACATTCCGCCTCGGCGGCGACCAGTTGCTCACCGACGCGAGCGGCCGCAGCTGGATATCGATGGAAGACTTCGCGATCGCCCTCGTCGACGAACTGGAGACGCCAAAGCACTCGCGGCGGCGCTTCACCGTCGGCTACTGA
- a CDS encoding cytochrome b/b6 domain-containing protein produces the protein MVLHWLTLFCVVAGVALILLRDEVAGRAMRQWLLDGHRHFGVLVLLLFVARAALRIRSGKLPPEGAPPRFARIAAALVHAALYVLLLALPLLGWALNDALGKPAHLLGVALPALVGADEDLADTLLAWHQDAAWLLLGLVLLHAAAALWHHFVLRDGVLRMMLPKPRR, from the coding sequence GTGGTTCTGCACTGGCTCACCCTGTTTTGTGTGGTTGCCGGGGTGGCGCTGATCCTGCTCCGCGACGAAGTCGCCGGACGCGCCATGCGCCAGTGGCTGCTCGACGGACATCGCCATTTCGGGGTGCTCGTGCTTCTTCTTTTCGTCGCCCGCGCGGCCTTGCGCATCCGCTCGGGCAAGCTGCCGCCAGAAGGCGCTCCGCCACGGTTCGCCCGCATCGCCGCGGCGCTGGTCCACGCCGCCTTGTACGTCCTGCTGCTCGCCCTGCCCCTCTTGGGCTGGGCCCTCAACGATGCGCTGGGCAAGCCGGCCCACTTGCTCGGCGTGGCGCTGCCGGCACTGGTGGGGGCCGATGAGGATCTCGCCGACACACTCCTGGCATGGCATCAGGATGCCGCCTGGTTGCTGCTCGGGCTGGTTCTGCTGCACGCGGCCGCAGCGCTGTGGCACCACTTCGTGCTGCGCGACGGCGTGCTGCGCATGATGTTGCCGAAACCCCGCCGCTGA
- a CDS encoding NADPH-dependent FMN reductase → MKTYQVGYLVGSLAKGSINRLLAKALTRLAPPGLELVEIPIKDLPLYSYDYDADFPPVARAFKQAIAEVDGVLFVTPEYNRSIPGALKNAIDWASRPWGKNSFARKPSGIIGTSPGSIGTAVAQQQLRGVMCFCNSPLMNTMEAYIQFSPGLITEDGTVTNDSTAEFLGNYMKELHLFVERVLTVHPRGG, encoded by the coding sequence ATGAAGACCTACCAAGTCGGCTACCTCGTCGGCAGCCTCGCCAAGGGTTCGATCAACCGCCTGCTGGCCAAGGCACTCACCCGCCTCGCACCGCCGGGACTGGAACTGGTGGAAATCCCGATCAAGGACCTGCCGCTGTACAGCTACGACTACGACGCCGACTTCCCGCCGGTGGCACGCGCGTTCAAGCAAGCCATCGCCGAGGTCGACGGCGTGCTTTTCGTCACGCCGGAGTACAACCGTTCGATCCCCGGCGCACTGAAGAACGCGATCGACTGGGCCAGCCGGCCGTGGGGCAAGAACTCGTTCGCGCGCAAACCATCCGGAATCATCGGCACCTCGCCCGGCTCGATCGGCACCGCGGTCGCCCAGCAACAGCTGCGGGGGGTCATGTGCTTCTGCAACTCACCGCTGATGAACACGATGGAGGCGTATATCCAGTTCAGCCCGGGCCTGATCACCGAAGACGGCACGGTTACCAACGACTCCACCGCCGAGTTCCTCGGCAACTACATGAAGGAACTGCACCTGTTCGTCGAGCGCGTGCTGACCGTGCATCCGCGCGGGGGTTGA
- a CDS encoding acetyltransferase — translation MPKPLVLIGAGEFAQIACEYFEHDSGRDVVAFSVEREYLAQAMLAGRPVVAYETLETDYPPADVDVFVAIPASLLNRLRTRLYQDAKRRGYRFATYVSSRAFVWRNAELGENSFIFEGNVVQPFVRIGNNCILWSGNHVGHRTVVHDNVFVASHAVISGYCEIGDSSFVGVNSTFNDHVKVASDNVIGAGALVTRDTEPGRVYVGSPARAVAGRSSFDVRL, via the coding sequence GTGCCAAAGCCTCTAGTCCTCATCGGCGCGGGCGAGTTCGCGCAGATCGCCTGCGAGTATTTCGAGCACGACAGCGGGCGCGACGTGGTCGCCTTCAGCGTCGAACGCGAGTATCTCGCGCAAGCCATGCTGGCCGGCCGCCCGGTGGTGGCATACGAGACGCTGGAAACGGACTACCCGCCGGCGGACGTCGACGTGTTCGTCGCCATACCGGCCAGCCTGCTCAACCGCCTGCGCACGCGCCTGTACCAGGATGCGAAGCGCCGCGGCTACCGCTTCGCCACCTACGTCAGCTCGCGCGCTTTCGTCTGGCGCAATGCCGAGCTGGGCGAGAACAGCTTCATCTTCGAGGGCAACGTGGTCCAGCCGTTCGTGCGCATCGGCAACAACTGCATCCTGTGGAGCGGCAATCACGTGGGGCACCGCACGGTCGTGCACGACAACGTGTTCGTCGCCTCGCATGCGGTCATTTCCGGTTACTGCGAAATCGGCGACAGCAGCTTCGTCGGCGTGAACAGCACCTTCAACGACCACGTGAAGGTCGCGTCCGACAACGTGATCGGCGCCGGCGCGCTGGTTACCCGCGATACCGAGCCGGGCCGGGTCTACGTCGGCTCGCCGGCCCGGGCGGTAGCCGGCCGGTCGAGCTTCGACGTGAGGCTTTGA
- a CDS encoding FdtA/QdtA family cupin domain-containing protein, giving the protein MEIERIQLQKHGDSRGMLIALEQDRNVPFVIRRVYYLFATHDGVHRGRHAHRHLNQLAVAVRGSVTFLLDDGSGPVEVVLDDPSYGLQLGSMVWRELYDFSEDCVLMVLADHLYDPDDYITDYDAFLSEVRGVVYQEGVAACQSL; this is encoded by the coding sequence ATGGAAATCGAACGCATCCAGTTGCAGAAGCACGGCGACAGCCGCGGCATGCTGATCGCCTTGGAGCAGGATCGGAACGTGCCCTTCGTGATCCGGCGCGTGTACTACCTGTTCGCCACCCACGACGGCGTGCACCGGGGCCGGCACGCGCACCGCCATCTCAACCAGCTGGCGGTGGCGGTACGCGGCTCCGTCACCTTTCTGCTGGACGACGGCAGCGGGCCGGTGGAGGTCGTGCTCGACGACCCCTCGTACGGCCTGCAGCTCGGCAGCATGGTGTGGCGCGAGCTGTACGACTTCAGCGAGGACTGCGTGCTGATGGTGCTGGCCGACCACCTGTACGACCCGGACGACTACATCACCGATTACGACGCCTTCCTGAGCGAGGTCCGCGGCGTCGTCTACCAGGAGGGCGTGGCGGCGTGCCAAAGCCTCTAG
- a CDS encoding TraR/DksA family transcriptional regulator, with translation MSSEQHAGLSREFIERQRQRLVALRNQLLGGEENDLASKRAFQLQHGDEAGEEEDDAQDLAQREVDQALHDVDDRRVANIERALQKIAEGSYGLSDLSGEPIPKARLETVPEAILTVQEERDREARG, from the coding sequence ATGTCGTCGGAACAGCATGCCGGCCTGAGCCGGGAATTCATCGAACGGCAACGCCAGCGCCTGGTCGCGCTGCGCAACCAGCTGCTGGGCGGCGAGGAAAACGACCTGGCCAGCAAGCGGGCGTTCCAGCTGCAGCATGGCGACGAGGCCGGGGAAGAGGAGGACGACGCGCAAGACCTGGCGCAGCGGGAAGTCGACCAGGCCCTGCACGATGTGGACGATCGCCGCGTGGCGAACATCGAGCGCGCCTTGCAGAAGATCGCCGAGGGCAGTTACGGCCTGTCCGACCTGAGCGGCGAGCCGATTCCGAAGGCCCGGCTCGAGACCGTGCCCGAAGCAATCCTCACCGTGCAGGAAGAGCGCGACCGCGAAGCCCGCGGCTGA
- a CDS encoding sugar dehydrogenase complex small subunit, whose protein sequence is MAMHELGDVAPDRDDLADPARRRLLAGLLTAYTASLIPWALAQPAPRADLGAFTALSAILVGRQALDAAQAARLYDVLVAAHPNFAADVQALLALINERHIDPLQLQGVLDGEHSPLAPLPRQIVGAWALGVVGSGENARCVAYETALNAVIVADVLKPPTYAYGAYGSWTSKPL, encoded by the coding sequence ATGGCGATGCATGAACTCGGAGACGTCGCACCCGATCGCGACGACCTCGCCGACCCTGCGCGGCGGCGCCTGCTGGCGGGCCTGCTCACCGCGTACACCGCCTCGTTGATTCCCTGGGCACTGGCGCAACCCGCGCCGCGCGCCGACCTCGGCGCGTTCACCGCGCTCTCCGCGATCCTGGTCGGCCGGCAGGCGCTGGATGCCGCGCAGGCGGCGCGTCTCTACGACGTCCTCGTCGCCGCCCATCCGAATTTTGCGGCGGACGTGCAGGCCCTGCTGGCCCTGATCAACGAACGTCACATCGACCCGCTGCAATTGCAGGGCGTGCTGGACGGCGAGCATTCGCCGCTGGCGCCGCTACCGCGGCAGATCGTCGGCGCCTGGGCGCTCGGCGTGGTCGGCAGCGGCGAGAACGCGCGCTGCGTCGCCTACGAGACCGCGCTCAACGCGGTGATCGTGGCCGACGTGCTGAAGCCGCCCACCTACGCCTACGGCGCCTACGGCAGCTGGACCAGCAAACCCCTCTGA
- a CDS encoding GNAT family N-acetyltransferase has protein sequence MCSVRPYAPADVNAWDALVGRSRNGNLLHRRGYMDYHADRFVDQSLIVERHGEPVAVFPANIRDNVVTSHGGLTYAGLVTTHALRAESTLAVFEQIASHYRALGVERVIYKAVPHIFHAYPAEEDLYALHRLGARLQRRDLSSAIALRETFHFTQGRQRAVNKARKAGIGLRTNADPTDFHALLVEVLHKHDTRPTHSLAELRLLQARFPQQIVLHEARRDGVLLAGVLVYDFGKAVHTQYMAVSEEGRRLSALSFLLAELVGGVYAERTYFSFGISTEQEGRVLNGGLVTQKEYFGARAVVHDFYEWPL, from the coding sequence ATGTGCAGCGTTAGGCCCTACGCCCCCGCCGACGTGAACGCCTGGGATGCGCTGGTCGGGCGTTCCCGCAACGGCAACCTGCTGCACCGGCGCGGCTACATGGATTACCACGCCGACCGTTTCGTCGACCAGTCGCTGATCGTCGAGCGGCACGGCGAGCCCGTGGCGGTGTTCCCCGCGAACATCCGGGACAACGTGGTGACCAGCCACGGCGGCCTCACCTATGCCGGCCTGGTCACCACGCATGCCTTGCGCGCCGAGTCGACGCTGGCCGTGTTCGAGCAGATCGCCAGCCACTACCGCGCGCTCGGCGTGGAACGGGTGATCTACAAGGCGGTGCCGCACATTTTCCATGCCTATCCGGCCGAGGAGGATCTGTACGCCCTGCACCGGCTGGGCGCGCGGCTGCAGCGGCGCGACCTCTCCTCGGCCATCGCGCTGCGCGAAACGTTCCACTTCACGCAGGGACGCCAGCGCGCCGTCAACAAGGCCAGGAAGGCCGGCATCGGCTTGCGGACCAACGCCGATCCGACGGATTTCCACGCGCTGCTGGTGGAGGTGCTGCACAAGCACGACACCCGGCCGACCCACAGCCTGGCGGAGTTGCGCCTGCTGCAGGCGCGCTTCCCGCAGCAGATCGTGCTGCACGAGGCGCGCCGCGACGGCGTCCTGCTGGCGGGCGTGCTCGTCTACGATTTCGGCAAGGCCGTGCACACCCAGTACATGGCCGTCTCGGAGGAAGGGCGGCGGCTGAGCGCGCTGAGCTTCCTGCTGGCGGAGCTGGTCGGCGGCGTCTACGCGGAGCGGACGTATTTCAGCTTCGGCATCTCGACCGAACAGGAGGGGCGGGTGCTCAACGGCGGCCTGGTCACGCAGAAGGAATACTTCGGCGCCCGCGCCGTGGTGCACGATTTCTACGAGTGGCCGCTGTGA